A single genomic interval of Aureliella helgolandensis harbors:
- a CDS encoding glycosyltransferase, with amino-acid sequence MKLLVISHFYPPLNRMASSRPLGWAQLGQKLGHSVTVLTSAKHEFHGPLSLLPDTSGATLIEVEYPLVGLMKRLPSELLRKVAFRVLKFLWLLRALALVLFDPRLKGVDVVISTYSPVSTILLGYAYRKLRRKCVWVVDYRDLWTDNSYRAGRGRLAEWYGRKVQRVLLRAASLITTVSESLRDQLRKLVPDKPVTVIYNGFDALDDAEARVTTADHEAKEDACKIVYTGTIYTGKRSPEPLFKAVNELLLEGKITRTQLQLEFLGDRLGNVPQLLKSYDLESCAHCPGQLSRELSYQSQRNASLLLMLGSNDPGILTGKIFEYLAAEKPILALGDEADSAVGKLLSSTGCGVAVGTDVEEIKSLVSALVREKRFDPYAPIQTEVDRYSRDSQGKALFEQIAELQDAPC; translated from the coding sequence ATGAAACTATTAGTTATTTCCCACTTCTACCCGCCTCTCAACAGAATGGCTTCATCGCGGCCATTGGGATGGGCCCAACTCGGACAAAAACTCGGCCATTCAGTAACCGTTCTAACATCTGCAAAACACGAGTTCCACGGCCCTCTGTCGCTGCTTCCTGATACTTCAGGAGCGACCTTGATCGAAGTGGAGTACCCCTTGGTCGGCCTAATGAAACGCCTGCCTTCGGAGTTGCTCCGAAAAGTAGCTTTTCGCGTCCTGAAATTCCTGTGGTTGCTACGTGCACTCGCCTTGGTTTTGTTTGATCCGCGATTAAAAGGAGTCGACGTAGTAATCTCGACCTATAGCCCTGTTTCGACCATTTTACTGGGATATGCCTATCGCAAGCTGCGTAGGAAGTGCGTGTGGGTTGTCGACTATCGGGATCTGTGGACAGACAACAGCTACCGTGCTGGAAGAGGACGGCTGGCCGAATGGTATGGCAGGAAGGTCCAACGCGTTCTGCTACGGGCAGCAAGTTTGATTACCACCGTATCGGAATCGCTTCGCGATCAGCTTCGTAAGCTAGTACCTGACAAGCCTGTCACGGTTATCTACAACGGGTTCGATGCATTAGATGATGCAGAGGCGCGTGTAACCACTGCGGATCATGAAGCTAAAGAGGACGCATGCAAGATTGTCTACACCGGTACGATCTACACTGGCAAACGCAGTCCTGAACCATTGTTCAAAGCGGTAAACGAATTGCTTCTCGAAGGGAAAATCACGAGGACACAGCTGCAGCTTGAATTCCTTGGAGACAGGCTCGGTAATGTGCCTCAACTCCTCAAAAGCTACGACTTGGAATCCTGCGCCCATTGCCCAGGGCAATTGTCCCGAGAATTGTCGTATCAATCTCAACGCAATGCGTCTCTGCTTCTAATGTTAGGGTCGAATGATCCAGGAATTCTAACTGGAAAAATATTCGAGTACCTCGCTGCCGAGAAGCCCATTTTGGCACTTGGGGACGAAGCCGATTCTGCGGTTGGAAAGTTGCTTTCCAGCACAGGCTGTGGAGTAGCGGTGGGAACAGATGTGGAGGAGATCAAATCACTGGTATCAGCTCTTGTTCGCGAGAAACGCTTTGATCCCTACGCGCCAATCCAGACTGAAGTAGACCGCTATAGTCGCGACTCGCAGGGAAAAGCTCTCTTTGAGCAGATTGCGGAACTTCAAGATGCTCCTTGTTAA
- the wecB gene encoding non-hydrolyzing UDP-N-acetylglucosamine 2-epimerase encodes MPLKVLTVIGARPQFIKAGPVADAMAKAGVEEVLVHTGQHFDANMSDVFFTQLNIPRPKYNLGIGGSSHGDMTGRQLIELEKLLIDEQPDWVLVYGDTNSTLAGALAAAKLHIPIAHVEAGLRSFNRRMPEEINRILTDQLSTVLFTPTSTATENLRREGVAEERIVQVGDVMLDATTQYKTRANEPEWFAATGLQKGNFVLCTIHRAENTDSPERLQAIFEGLAASNRPIVAPIHPRTQKCLDRLGIEIGDNIRCVPPVGYLEMNWLEANCDLVVTDSGGVQKEAFFHGKYCLTIRDETEWVELIQIGANSLIPADSAAICTALKTPYPFPSEVHPYGNGTTATQIVEFLQRELRPFQ; translated from the coding sequence ATGCCACTCAAAGTTCTCACCGTGATCGGTGCGAGACCTCAATTTATCAAAGCCGGCCCAGTTGCAGACGCAATGGCCAAGGCCGGAGTCGAGGAAGTTCTGGTACATACCGGACAGCACTTCGATGCCAATATGTCGGATGTATTCTTCACGCAACTGAATATACCAAGGCCCAAGTATAACTTAGGGATCGGTGGGTCGTCCCATGGCGATATGACCGGCCGTCAACTTATCGAGCTCGAGAAATTGTTGATCGACGAACAGCCCGATTGGGTACTCGTATACGGAGATACGAATTCGACTCTCGCGGGTGCGTTGGCCGCAGCCAAATTGCATATACCCATCGCGCACGTAGAAGCTGGGCTGCGTTCCTTCAATCGTCGTATGCCTGAGGAAATCAATCGCATTCTGACCGACCAACTCTCAACCGTCCTGTTTACTCCGACCTCGACTGCGACAGAGAACCTCCGAAGAGAAGGGGTGGCTGAGGAGCGAATTGTCCAGGTGGGTGATGTAATGCTGGATGCTACCACGCAATACAAAACACGAGCGAACGAGCCAGAATGGTTTGCGGCAACCGGGCTTCAGAAAGGCAACTTTGTTCTTTGTACGATCCATCGCGCAGAAAACACCGATTCTCCGGAACGTTTGCAAGCGATTTTCGAAGGCTTAGCCGCTTCCAATCGCCCTATCGTAGCGCCCATTCACCCCCGCACGCAGAAGTGTCTTGACCGGCTCGGCATAGAGATTGGTGACAACATTCGGTGCGTTCCACCTGTGGGATACCTCGAGATGAATTGGTTGGAAGCCAACTGTGACCTCGTTGTCACGGATTCTGGCGGAGTGCAAAAGGAAGCCTTCTTCCACGGAAAATACTGCTTAACGATTCGCGATGAAACAGAATGGGTGGAGTTGATCCAGATCGGCGCCAACTCCCTCATACCTGCGGACTCTGCTGCAATCTGCACTGCCCTCAAGACCCCTTACCCATTCCCATCTGAGGTCCATCCCTACGGCAACGGAACAACCGCAACTCAGATCGTAGAGTTCTTGCAGAGAGAGCTTCGCCCCTTCCAATAG
- a CDS encoding phosphopantetheine-binding protein produces MNVLIEILNEILDDAGRETVSVLSPNLRLKEDLGMDSLEMAVLTVKLEAMTGVDVFANGVVRTIGEIQEQLSA; encoded by the coding sequence ATGAACGTGTTGATTGAAATATTAAACGAGATTTTGGATGATGCGGGCCGGGAGACGGTGAGCGTGCTGTCGCCGAATTTGCGGCTGAAGGAGGATCTTGGCATGGATTCTCTAGAAATGGCCGTGCTGACGGTTAAGCTCGAAGCCATGACTGGCGTAGACGTCTTTGCAAACGGTGTGGTGCGGACCATTGGCGAAATTCAAGAGCAATTAAGTGCATAA
- a CDS encoding glycosyltransferase — MPDCETYEVTVVMAVYRGIDTLPVTLASIMQQEDVCFEVVLIDDGNTPVDREALISIAAPYPNVRVIHNSANRGLTKSLIAGCEAASAPFIARIDNGDLMLPNTRLRQQADLLRAHPEVGIVGGETEFLDLINGGRYCSKFGRRHYPCGETDSGAMLFIHVTVMFRQSTYQTAGGYDAQLRVGQDTDLWPRMLRVAEGVVEPIVYAVAPMGPNSISVKENNTQIWGKISRIWHEEHNGGNLIKRVFFKTSRVIPEFLKLLLPAGVRVRMRYQKHMNYLGAIAPEVRKSLSNIAAFYAIKTEK; from the coding sequence ATGCCAGATTGCGAGACATATGAAGTTACCGTTGTAATGGCGGTCTACCGTGGAATTGATACATTGCCAGTTACATTGGCAAGCATCATGCAACAAGAGGATGTCTGCTTCGAAGTCGTCTTGATCGACGATGGTAACACGCCCGTTGATCGAGAGGCCCTTATTTCGATTGCTGCTCCCTATCCTAACGTTCGAGTTATACACAACTCAGCCAACCGTGGACTCACCAAATCACTGATTGCAGGTTGCGAGGCGGCTAGCGCTCCATTCATCGCACGAATCGACAACGGCGACCTCATGCTTCCCAACACTCGATTGCGGCAGCAGGCAGATCTGTTGCGAGCACACCCAGAAGTTGGCATTGTTGGAGGAGAGACCGAGTTTCTAGATCTCATCAATGGCGGACGCTATTGCTCCAAGTTTGGCAGACGGCACTATCCTTGTGGTGAAACAGATTCAGGCGCGATGCTGTTTATCCACGTAACCGTCATGTTTCGTCAATCCACCTATCAAACCGCTGGTGGCTACGACGCGCAACTTCGGGTTGGTCAAGATACGGACCTATGGCCGCGCATGCTGCGTGTGGCAGAGGGAGTGGTCGAACCCATCGTGTACGCGGTTGCGCCGATGGGACCGAACTCTATCTCTGTCAAAGAGAATAACACACAAATCTGGGGGAAGATTTCGCGGATTTGGCACGAAGAACACAATGGCGGAAACTTGATCAAGCGAGTGTTCTTCAAGACATCGCGCGTGATCCCAGAATTCCTTAAGTTGCTGCTGCCTGCCGGAGTACGCGTACGAATGCGTTACCAGAAACACATGAACTACCTAGGAGCGATAGCTCCAGAGGTTAGAAAGTCACTAAGCAACATTGCAGCTTTTTATGCTATCAAGACTGAGAAATAG
- a CDS encoding LegC family aminotransferase has product MEPIEQKILNAMEQAIGPATEMVLLHRPYLPPSAWEYVKECLDTGWVSSAGSYVTRFEEELAQFTGCRRAVATVNGTAALEVCLRLAGVVPGDEVLCPSLTFVATANAISHCGAVPHFVDVSADRLSICPQALEARLQETVSAEATGPVNRQTGRRIGAVCLMHCFGHPGEIDAIVKLCDEYKLPLIEDAAESLGSYYQGKHTGRFGRLSAISFNGNKILTTGGGGAIVTDDDALADRAKHLTTTAKVPHRWEFHHDAVAWNYRLPNINAALGVAQLEILPKILNAKRQLAERYAAAFASLEGVEHLSEPSDSSSNFWLNALVLSSANSSRRDQVLEVLNGAGYQSRPLWQPMHHLPMYADCPRGELLTTEMLNQRVINIPSSADLAPNWMSTVQ; this is encoded by the coding sequence ATGGAACCGATTGAACAGAAAATCTTGAATGCGATGGAACAGGCAATTGGGCCTGCAACCGAAATGGTGCTGCTCCACCGTCCTTACCTGCCGCCTTCCGCCTGGGAGTATGTCAAAGAGTGTTTGGACACGGGCTGGGTTTCATCCGCTGGTTCCTATGTCACTCGATTTGAAGAGGAGCTGGCTCAATTTACCGGTTGCCGCAGAGCGGTAGCTACTGTGAATGGAACGGCTGCTCTCGAGGTTTGTTTACGGCTGGCAGGGGTAGTGCCAGGCGATGAGGTGCTGTGCCCATCGTTGACGTTCGTCGCGACAGCCAATGCCATCTCGCACTGCGGTGCCGTGCCTCACTTCGTAGATGTATCTGCGGACAGACTTTCGATTTGTCCCCAAGCACTGGAAGCTCGCTTGCAGGAAACCGTTTCAGCGGAAGCAACTGGGCCAGTCAACCGCCAGACAGGGCGGCGTATTGGGGCGGTATGCCTCATGCACTGTTTCGGTCATCCGGGAGAAATCGATGCCATCGTCAAACTATGTGACGAGTACAAACTGCCACTCATTGAAGATGCCGCAGAATCGCTTGGGTCGTATTACCAGGGCAAACATACGGGCCGCTTTGGTAGGCTGTCCGCAATCAGCTTCAATGGCAACAAAATCCTAACGACCGGTGGTGGTGGCGCCATCGTAACCGATGATGATGCCTTGGCCGACCGAGCCAAACACCTGACGACCACTGCCAAAGTTCCCCACCGCTGGGAGTTTCATCACGATGCAGTGGCCTGGAACTATCGCTTGCCGAATATCAACGCCGCGTTGGGGGTTGCGCAGTTGGAGATCTTGCCAAAGATATTGAACGCAAAACGCCAACTCGCCGAGCGTTATGCAGCGGCGTTCGCTTCGCTGGAAGGTGTGGAGCATCTGTCCGAACCATCCGACAGTAGCAGCAACTTCTGGCTCAACGCACTCGTACTGTCTAGCGCCAACAGCTCCCGGCGTGATCAAGTGCTGGAGGTGTTAAACGGAGCAGGTTACCAATCGCGTCCGCTGTGGCAGCCGATGCATCACTTGCCCATGTATGCGGACTGTCCACGAGGCGAACTGTTGACCACGGAAATGCTGAACCAGCGGGTCATCAATATTCCCAGTTCCGCCGATCTAGCGCCGAACTGGATGAGCACTGTGCAATGA
- a CDS encoding glycosyltransferase family 4 protein codes for MVRKRLVIVTTVPETLETILRGQPRFLTSHFEVSVVTSDTKAAQRISADENVPVQTVEMERQISIFRDMRSVASMIFTLRKLKPDIVHSYTPKAGLVTMLAAWVTRVPTRIHTFTGLVFPTSTGFKRQLMLWADRVIARCATCVVPEGEGVRNDLIKYGVTSNPAAVIGHGNIAGVDTAYFQPTVEAESTPLPQAIQEAKRNGSFFFGFVGRLNRDKGLAELTGAFSRLPDNCHLLVVGALDGTAPADAETMASLKQNPRVHLVGFQKDIRPFLNAADVVVLPSYREGFPNVLLQAGAMAKPVIATNINGCNEIVEEGKNGWLVEPRDTESLFLAMQAASTTPSLDIQRLGSQARARIQERFERSGYWQALLKFYESRTALQEGAP; via the coding sequence ATGGTTCGAAAACGGTTAGTGATTGTAACCACCGTCCCTGAGACTCTTGAGACGATCCTACGTGGACAACCACGCTTTTTGACGTCTCATTTTGAAGTGTCCGTAGTCACGTCTGACACCAAGGCTGCCCAAAGAATCTCTGCGGACGAAAATGTGCCAGTCCAAACTGTCGAAATGGAACGGCAGATAAGCATTTTTCGCGACATGCGATCTGTCGCATCAATGATTTTCACCCTCAGGAAGCTCAAGCCCGACATCGTGCATTCCTACACTCCCAAAGCCGGCTTGGTGACCATGCTGGCCGCTTGGGTCACTCGCGTCCCTACCCGTATCCATACGTTTACGGGACTCGTTTTCCCAACATCGACCGGTTTTAAACGGCAGCTGATGCTGTGGGCAGATCGAGTGATTGCGCGGTGCGCGACTTGCGTCGTCCCCGAAGGAGAGGGAGTGCGAAACGACTTGATCAAGTACGGTGTCACGTCCAATCCAGCTGCAGTTATTGGGCATGGAAATATTGCTGGAGTAGATACAGCGTACTTCCAGCCAACTGTCGAGGCAGAAAGCACTCCGCTCCCGCAGGCAATTCAGGAAGCTAAACGCAATGGCTCTTTCTTTTTTGGTTTTGTGGGCCGTTTGAATCGTGACAAGGGCCTCGCAGAGCTGACGGGGGCCTTTTCGAGACTGCCCGACAACTGTCACTTGCTAGTGGTCGGCGCTCTGGACGGCACAGCCCCAGCAGACGCAGAAACGATGGCGTCCTTGAAACAAAATCCACGTGTCCACCTCGTCGGATTTCAGAAGGACATACGCCCGTTCCTGAATGCCGCTGACGTCGTGGTCCTCCCCAGCTATCGAGAAGGGTTTCCGAACGTGCTGTTGCAAGCGGGGGCGATGGCGAAACCTGTCATCGCAACCAACATCAATGGATGCAACGAAATTGTGGAGGAAGGGAAGAACGGATGGCTGGTTGAGCCCCGCGATACCGAATCCCTCTTTCTCGCTATGCAGGCTGCGTCCACGACCCCTTCGCTCGATATTCAACGACTGGGTTCACAAGCACGCGCACGAATTCAAGAACGATTTGAACGCAGTGGATACTGGCAAGCCTTGCTGAAATTCTACGAATCGAGAACGGCTCTCCAAGAAGGCGCCCCATGA
- a CDS encoding AMP-binding protein, translating to MHNRLFYCDLSQPQRVSYSELLGEVLTLPAIPRWIQSGNFYELFTLLVAAIDRDASLILVNEALPQETISNFVGDLGDSPASDASSQALNKSTTAHTETGQERQCRLLVELSMANESDSPWSNAVQSWLHNSKARIGILTSGSGGRPKLVEHTPASLARGVRTGPNYANHVWGLAYHPTHFAGLQVFFQAFCNQNAMIRLFGLDAPTMHASIEQEAITHISATPTFFKQLCVPEAIFPQVTQITSGGELAPSNLASILQQAFPSASRLNVYASTEAGSLLASEGDLFRVPSRLTDQIKVIDGQLAIHRSLLATSVQERCDDEFYLTGDEVEVIDSQGTDDERLAFRITSRRSDMINVGGYKVNPVDVEAALLRIGGIEDARVYGRENSVTGNIVCCDIVLSAGASLNSKRIRQALSGSLLDYQLPRIIQFVHQLPTTATGKRDRRV from the coding sequence GTGCATAACCGATTGTTCTACTGCGACTTGTCACAACCTCAAAGAGTCTCCTACTCGGAGCTCCTGGGAGAGGTCTTGACGCTCCCAGCAATTCCTCGTTGGATTCAGTCAGGCAACTTCTACGAGTTGTTCACGCTACTGGTGGCTGCCATTGATCGCGATGCCTCGCTAATCCTCGTTAATGAAGCTCTGCCTCAAGAAACCATCTCCAATTTCGTCGGCGACCTTGGCGATAGCCCTGCATCCGACGCTTCCTCGCAAGCCCTCAACAAAAGCACGACGGCTCACACCGAGACGGGGCAAGAGCGGCAGTGTCGCTTGCTGGTCGAGCTCTCAATGGCGAACGAGTCGGACTCTCCCTGGTCAAACGCTGTTCAAAGCTGGCTGCACAACTCCAAGGCGAGAATTGGAATTTTGACTTCTGGCTCGGGGGGACGCCCCAAACTGGTCGAACATACGCCAGCCAGCTTGGCACGCGGCGTGCGAACTGGCCCCAACTATGCGAACCACGTCTGGGGACTCGCCTACCATCCAACTCATTTCGCTGGATTGCAAGTCTTCTTCCAAGCCTTCTGCAACCAAAATGCGATGATTCGCCTGTTCGGACTGGATGCCCCCACCATGCATGCCTCCATCGAGCAAGAAGCAATCACTCACATCAGTGCAACTCCCACGTTCTTCAAGCAGTTGTGCGTCCCCGAAGCGATTTTCCCACAGGTTACCCAGATCACGAGCGGGGGCGAATTGGCACCATCCAATCTTGCATCCATCCTCCAACAAGCGTTTCCCAGCGCCAGCCGGCTAAACGTCTACGCCTCAACCGAAGCAGGCAGCCTACTGGCCAGCGAAGGGGATCTATTTCGCGTCCCGTCTCGTCTGACAGACCAAATTAAGGTGATCGATGGGCAACTGGCGATCCACCGATCCCTATTGGCCACTTCAGTGCAAGAGCGGTGCGATGACGAATTCTACCTCACGGGAGATGAAGTCGAAGTCATAGATTCCCAGGGAACCGACGACGAACGATTGGCGTTCCGGATCACTTCGCGACGCAGCGACATGATTAATGTAGGTGGTTACAAAGTCAATCCGGTGGATGTCGAGGCGGCACTCCTGCGTATCGGAGGAATTGAAGACGCCCGTGTTTATGGACGTGAGAACTCGGTAACGGGCAACATCGTCTGCTGCGACATCGTCCTATCCGCCGGGGCAAGCCTGAACAGCAAGAGGATACGGCAAGCCCTGAGTGGAAGCTTGCTCGACTATCAGCTTCCACGCATCATCCAGTTTGTGCATCAGCTCCCCACCACAGCAACAGGAAAAAGGGATCGGAGAGTATGA
- a CDS encoding LbetaH domain-containing protein: protein MTLPILIVFGDKTANEVLETAQLASGKCFSRIEKVYFEPQSFSSEILPALQASDGEIYYTIGVANVAVKQAIRDRCAALDWKPFSVVHPTAVVAPSARLGQGAFIGPLAVISSNAMIGDHSIIHIHASVGHDVVIGEFCAVLPGARISGLAQLEDRVLIGSNAFVAAGVRLQHDSQVDALTYVRQELAAGHIASVRSKRPVKRPGF from the coding sequence ATGACGCTGCCCATTCTGATCGTATTCGGCGACAAGACGGCCAACGAAGTCCTAGAAACAGCGCAATTGGCAAGCGGCAAATGCTTTAGCCGCATTGAAAAAGTTTACTTTGAGCCCCAATCCTTCTCGTCGGAGATCCTACCCGCGCTGCAAGCCAGCGATGGTGAGATCTATTACACGATTGGCGTCGCTAACGTTGCAGTAAAACAAGCGATTCGCGATCGCTGTGCGGCACTCGACTGGAAGCCTTTTTCGGTGGTTCACCCTACCGCCGTGGTTGCCCCCTCCGCACGACTCGGCCAAGGAGCATTTATCGGTCCCCTCGCAGTTATATCGAGCAATGCGATGATCGGAGACCATTCGATTATCCACATCCATGCTTCTGTCGGGCATGATGTCGTAATCGGAGAGTTTTGTGCGGTACTGCCAGGTGCAAGGATCAGCGGTCTGGCGCAGCTCGAGGATCGCGTCTTGATTGGGAGCAACGCGTTTGTAGCAGCTGGAGTTCGCCTGCAACACGATTCGCAAGTGGATGCGTTAACCTACGTTCGCCAGGAACTGGCGGCAGGCCATATCGCCTCGGTGCGTAGCAAACGCCCCGTTAAACGGCCAGGATTTTAG
- a CDS encoding acyltransferase: MQIKRAIGNGLRFIFRPISRRISPLPIGLFIANFVVQRILRINSAYRFSIHFTSRVAGQIEIGENVWKSFAISGGCYVQGMNGIVIGDNTLFAPNVVMISANHVPGDLTRWEKTGPIRIGKNCWIGANSVILPGVELGDNVVVGAGAVVSKSFPNACVIGGVPAKIIRQL; the protein is encoded by the coding sequence ATGCAAATAAAGCGAGCGATAGGAAACGGGCTGCGATTTATCTTTCGCCCCATAAGTCGGCGTATTTCGCCACTACCAATAGGCTTGTTTATTGCCAATTTCGTAGTTCAACGCATTCTACGGATTAACAGCGCATATCGATTCTCGATCCACTTCACCTCCAGGGTAGCTGGACAGATAGAAATAGGTGAGAACGTCTGGAAATCCTTTGCAATTAGCGGAGGTTGCTATGTGCAAGGCATGAATGGGATCGTAATTGGTGATAACACACTCTTCGCACCTAACGTCGTAATGATCAGCGCAAACCATGTCCCCGGTGACTTGACACGATGGGAAAAAACGGGGCCAATCCGTATAGGAAAAAACTGCTGGATAGGCGCAAATTCAGTGATCCTCCCCGGCGTAGAACTCGGCGACAATGTGGTAGTAGGTGCAGGTGCAGTTGTCAGCAAATCTTTTCCGAACGCCTGCGTGATAGGTGGAGTTCCGGCCAAAATCATTCGTCAGTTATGA
- a CDS encoding O-antigen ligase family protein, translating to MQTSTTWPTTHIATPAKVEKYSFPHAATAFLLGFGAILYIPVLGDIKVVDLCAILAWTTRVSYLRFDNRAFTCLVTCFLLVCAAGFYSHFATTSMKPYLAAIAALVSAHVVVSMRSYEIRLLLAGLAISTTLVLLWTALSGYLPIPTFGLNLRYYSRFGAAYTGTMTDPNRFCLALLITLSLVVSLAITQKKAFLFWMWAFFILAGAYLTQSRAGMGLAILIVALGGGILLTKKQITQKVGIIGKLIPAFVVAALAVLSVRTIIQVTVISDNFRSSRLGEKISDKGTSLENDPRWQMAMQGISSFTENPLGLGMDGYLNRYYETSHNSYIELAVNGGGLAIAVYLLFLWTTGGKVLNSLNRSRQKLPGLWYGYFGFLCFVAIALFQFTMQIHYLSFAYIILGLLANPLLHLESRCTKRVLPSIQ from the coding sequence ATGCAAACTAGCACAACTTGGCCGACGACTCACATTGCAACTCCGGCCAAGGTTGAAAAATACAGCTTTCCGCATGCAGCCACAGCATTCTTGCTGGGCTTCGGCGCGATTCTCTATATCCCCGTACTCGGAGATATCAAAGTTGTAGATCTATGCGCGATTCTTGCCTGGACGACTCGTGTCAGTTACCTGCGATTTGACAACCGAGCTTTTACCTGTCTAGTCACATGTTTCCTGCTGGTTTGCGCTGCTGGTTTCTACTCACACTTCGCAACGACTTCAATGAAACCCTACCTAGCCGCAATTGCTGCACTGGTCAGCGCCCATGTAGTGGTCTCCATGCGGTCCTATGAGATTCGGTTGCTACTAGCCGGTCTTGCGATCAGTACGACTCTAGTCCTGCTTTGGACAGCCTTGTCCGGGTACCTTCCGATACCGACTTTTGGACTCAATCTGCGATACTACTCGAGGTTTGGCGCTGCGTATACAGGCACAATGACAGACCCCAATCGGTTTTGTCTGGCATTGTTAATTACCCTTTCGTTGGTCGTCAGTCTTGCGATCACTCAAAAGAAGGCGTTCCTCTTTTGGATGTGGGCATTCTTTATTCTGGCAGGTGCTTATCTGACTCAATCCAGAGCGGGAATGGGCTTGGCGATCCTAATTGTCGCACTTGGTGGCGGGATCTTGCTGACCAAAAAGCAAATTACCCAAAAGGTAGGAATTATCGGAAAACTGATTCCTGCTTTCGTCGTGGCCGCATTGGCAGTCTTGTCCGTTAGGACAATCATTCAAGTAACAGTAATTAGCGACAATTTCCGTTCCTCCCGGCTGGGCGAGAAGATTAGCGACAAAGGCACATCGCTTGAAAATGACCCAAGATGGCAAATGGCAATGCAAGGGATTTCCTCGTTCACCGAAAACCCCTTGGGGTTGGGAATGGACGGGTACTTGAACCGCTACTACGAAACTTCGCACAACAGCTATATTGAACTAGCCGTAAACGGCGGAGGGCTGGCCATTGCTGTCTACCTCCTTTTCCTGTGGACAACTGGTGGTAAAGTTCTCAACTCACTCAACCGCAGCCGCCAAAAGCTGCCGGGGCTCTGGTACGGATACTTTGGATTTCTGTGTTTTGTTGCCATCGCATTATTCCAATTTACAATGCAGATACACTACCTCTCCTTTGCCTATATCATTCTTGGATTGTTGGCCAATCCGCTGCTGCATTTGGAATCAAGATGCACCAAGCGGGTCTTGCCGTCAATTCAGTAG
- a CDS encoding SDR family NAD(P)-dependent oxidoreductase, translating into MNILLTGGSRGLGLVVAQRLLAHGDHVLIVNREPTDELAVLQQQYPSQTTFIACDLSHTDSIKKSVFDDAIGHETPLHGFINNAATAYDDLITNLNMEATEQLFRTNVFAPMLLIKYVIRNMLLHNISGSLVHVSSISAHTGYKGLAMYASTKGSIEAFSRTTAREWGSKGIRSNCVVAGFMETTMSATLSKEQRDRIYQRTALKQPTSLESVADSILFLLSAGSRSITGQNIFVDSGTI; encoded by the coding sequence ATGAACATCTTGCTCACAGGTGGTTCACGTGGACTTGGGCTGGTCGTCGCCCAACGTTTGCTGGCACATGGCGATCACGTGTTGATTGTCAACCGTGAGCCGACTGACGAACTCGCTGTTTTGCAACAGCAATACCCTAGCCAAACGACCTTTATTGCCTGCGATCTCTCCCACACAGATTCCATCAAGAAGTCGGTCTTCGACGATGCCATCGGGCATGAGACTCCGCTGCATGGATTTATTAATAATGCAGCAACCGCGTATGATGATTTAATTACCAACTTGAACATGGAGGCTACCGAACAGTTGTTCCGCACCAACGTGTTCGCCCCGATGCTGTTAATTAAGTATGTGATCCGCAACATGTTGCTCCACAACATCTCGGGCTCCCTCGTTCACGTTTCCTCAATCAGTGCTCACACGGGCTACAAGGGATTGGCCATGTACGCGTCGACCAAAGGATCCATCGAGGCATTTTCCCGGACCACCGCTCGGGAGTGGGGGAGCAAGGGGATTCGATCAAATTGTGTGGTAGCAGGGTTTATGGAGACGACGATGTCCGCCACGCTATCCAAGGAACAACGCGATCGCATTTATCAGCGGACCGCCCTTAAACAGCCGACCTCCCTCGAGTCTGTCGCCGACTCCATCCTCTTTCTACTTTCTGCGGGCAGTCGCTCCATCACGGGACAAAATATATTCGTAGATTCAGGGACGATTTAA